A region of Planktomarina temperata RCA23 DNA encodes the following proteins:
- a CDS encoding TIGR04282 family arsenosugar biosynthesis glycosyltransferase, protein MVKEPRPGRVKTRLGRDIGMTAAAWWFRHQTRRLLRRLQDPRWELILSVAPDHEGLQSRIWPAHLPRIPQGSGDLGQRMKQVFDSLPPGPVCIIGADIPEISRRHIWKAFASLGPHEATLGPAPDGGYWLIGLKRCRPSPKGLFEQLRWSTAHALQDTLTSLSDFTVARVDVLRDIDSAKDLKDLGSVP, encoded by the coding sequence ATGGTCAAGGAACCACGGCCAGGGCGGGTCAAAACCCGGCTCGGGCGTGATATTGGTATGACCGCCGCTGCATGGTGGTTTCGTCACCAAACGCGCCGGCTGCTGCGGCGCCTGCAAGATCCCCGCTGGGAGCTCATTTTGAGCGTCGCGCCCGATCATGAAGGTCTGCAAAGCCGCATTTGGCCGGCGCATTTGCCGCGCATTCCGCAAGGCTCGGGAGATCTTGGCCAGCGGATGAAACAGGTGTTCGACAGCCTGCCGCCCGGCCCGGTTTGCATTATTGGCGCCGATATCCCCGAGATTTCGCGGCGCCATATCTGGAAGGCCTTCGCCAGCCTCGGCCCCCATGAGGCCACGCTCGGCCCCGCCCCAGATGGCGGTTATTGGCTGATCGGGCTCAAACGCTGCCGCCCCAGCCCCAAAGGCTTGTTTGAGCAGTTGCGCTGGTCAACAGCCCATGCATTGCAAGACACGCTGACCAGCTTGTCAGATTTCACGGTCGCCCGCGTCGACGTGCTGCGCGATATTGACAGCGCGAAGGACCTCAAAGATCTGGGGTCTGTGCCCTAA